One Candidatus Methanoplasma cognatum DNA window includes the following coding sequences:
- a CDS encoding homoserine dehydrogenase — protein MRILMSGFGTVGQGFAEVMILRRGFFREKYGKDIDIVCVMDSSTYVSDPAGLSPGELLERKRSTGKVGTKGYTDSAQIMDSVEYDVLVEVSPTDINTGGVGLKNIRHALESGKDVITVNKGPLALCFCELVAIAKKNGCKLRFEGSVGGAMPIINLCRENLVGEKISSIRGIFNGTCNFILSKMDNGQSFEQVLKEAQQMGYAETDPTNDVEGYDSACKIVILANSIFRRSVTFSDVKITGISSITSEAISLAASNNMVIRLIGEVSRDKLEVSPRLVPRGHPLSIVGTLNAAQVVTDLAGPITISGRGAGKIETASAILSDLVSIMDDRKER, from the coding sequence ATGAGAATACTGATGTCAGGATTCGGGACCGTGGGTCAGGGGTTCGCGGAGGTCATGATCCTGAGGAGGGGCTTCTTCAGAGAGAAATACGGTAAGGACATCGACATCGTATGCGTCATGGATTCCTCCACCTATGTCTCAGACCCTGCAGGACTTTCTCCCGGCGAACTTCTGGAAAGAAAGCGGTCTACGGGAAAGGTCGGAACGAAGGGTTATACGGATTCGGCGCAGATAATGGATTCCGTGGAATACGACGTTCTGGTGGAGGTCAGCCCCACCGACATAAACACCGGGGGCGTCGGCTTAAAGAACATAAGGCACGCACTTGAGTCGGGGAAGGATGTCATTACCGTTAACAAAGGGCCGCTGGCACTATGCTTCTGCGAGCTTGTGGCCATCGCGAAGAAGAACGGCTGCAAACTGCGCTTCGAAGGTTCCGTCGGCGGCGCTATGCCCATCATAAACCTGTGCAGGGAGAACCTTGTCGGAGAGAAAATATCTTCCATCCGCGGAATATTCAACGGGACCTGCAACTTCATACTCAGCAAGATGGATAACGGTCAGTCGTTCGAACAGGTGCTCAAGGAAGCTCAGCAGATGGGCTATGCCGAGACCGACCCGACGAACGATGTAGAAGGATACGACAGCGCGTGCAAGATCGTGATACTTGCGAACTCAATCTTCAGAAGAAGCGTCACCTTCTCCGACGTCAAGATAACCGGCATCTCATCCATAACAAGCGAGGCTATCTCCCTTGCGGCCTCCAATAACATGGTGATCAGGCTTATAGGGGAGGTATCCCGCGATAAATTGGAGGTCTCCCCCCGCCTTGTACCGAGAGGCCACCCCCTGAGCATAGTCGGTACTCTCAACGCGGCGCAGGTGGTCACCGATCTTGCTGGGCCGATAACCATCTCCGGCAGGGGCGCCGGTAAGATAGAGACCGCGTCTGCGATACTCAGCGATCTTGTTTCGATAATGGATGACAGGAAAGAACGCTGA
- a CDS encoding DUF2975 domain-containing protein: MNDTLNRLNKISRYAGLAVKALMVFLIAVIALVLILMIVTALDPEMVLDNVDEFTKSGQVLSMCAIIIVAVAFGLIALYYADRLFTNVYKNGTPFMDDNVKCLERLAILLLVGTVILPIISAAGIYFLEAQSDLLFQFNPAMLFMALLFYFLSLIFKYGVALQKDSDETL; encoded by the coding sequence ATGAATGATACCTTGAACAGGCTGAACAAGATCAGCCGGTATGCGGGATTGGCGGTGAAGGCCCTCATGGTCTTTTTGATAGCGGTGATAGCGCTCGTACTGATTTTGATGATCGTTACGGCCCTGGATCCGGAAATGGTGCTGGATAATGTCGACGAGTTTACTAAAAGCGGCCAGGTTCTGTCGATGTGCGCGATAATTATTGTGGCGGTGGCTTTCGGACTGATCGCCCTTTACTATGCCGATCGTCTTTTCACGAACGTGTATAAAAACGGCACCCCTTTCATGGACGATAACGTCAAATGCCTGGAAAGATTGGCCATCCTTCTGCTGGTGGGAACGGTCATCCTGCCGATCATCAGCGCAGCGGGAATATATTTCCTGGAAGCGCAGTCGGATCTGCTGTTCCAATTCAATCCCGCAATGCTGTTCATGGCCCTGCTGTTCTATTTCCTGTCTCTTATCTTTAAGTACGGGGTTGCATTGCAGAAGGATTCGGACGAGACGCTGTGA
- a CDS encoding helix-turn-helix transcriptional regulator: MTIILRLDRVMADRKVSLNELAERVGISNVNLSNIKTGKISAIRFSTLNAICSTLKCQPGDILEFIEDGEGG; this comes from the coding sequence ATGACCATAATACTAAGGCTTGACAGGGTGATGGCAGACCGGAAGGTCTCCCTGAACGAACTTGCGGAAAGAGTGGGCATATCCAACGTCAACCTTTCCAACATAAAAACGGGGAAGATCAGCGCGATACGTTTCTCGACCCTGAACGCCATATGCTCCACGCTGAAATGTCAGCCGGGGGACATATTGGAATTCATCGAGGACGGGGAAGGGGGCTGA
- a CDS encoding homoserine dehydrogenase, whose amino-acid sequence MMVNAQLYVKDLPGRLVESLQPISLVNGNIVGVVHDREMIVNQRICIDVTFEVKGNSELDQLKDIWKSKDVQIAKIGSVYKTYTMEYMLVGKFKASFVESLIDEASGMVAFESVDVNYSSKNASVTRTAMISAELMSQGDLKKFDEFLADSCKKSKIVYIRGL is encoded by the coding sequence ATGATGGTTAATGCACAGCTCTATGTTAAGGATCTCCCCGGGCGTTTGGTCGAATCCCTGCAGCCCATATCGCTGGTCAACGGAAACATCGTCGGCGTCGTGCACGACAGGGAAATGATCGTAAACCAGAGAATATGCATTGACGTCACGTTCGAGGTCAAGGGGAACTCTGAATTGGATCAGCTCAAGGACATCTGGAAATCGAAGGATGTCCAAATAGCAAAGATAGGCTCAGTGTACAAGACCTATACAATGGAATACATGCTGGTCGGGAAGTTCAAAGCGTCCTTCGTCGAGTCGCTGATAGACGAAGCGTCCGGCATGGTAGCTTTCGAATCGGTGGATGTGAACTACTCATCAAAGAACGCAAGCGTCACCCGCACCGCTATGATCTCCGCAGAGCTCATGAGCCAAGGAGACCTGAAAAAATTCGATGAATTCCTGGCCGATTCGTGCAAAAAAAGCAAAATCGTGTACATCAGGGGGCTCTGA